A window from Pseudomonas sp. MRSN 12121 encodes these proteins:
- a CDS encoding MFS transporter: protein MIPSQSSRMAPSLGTASAGIGDKIRGAMAVGKTRWGMLALVFFATTLNYIDRAALGVMQPILAKEMSWTAMDYANINFWFQVGYAVGFVLQGRLIDRVGVKRVFFCAVLLWSLATGAHGLATSAAGFMVCRFILGLTEAANYPACVKTTRLWFPAGERAVATGIFNAGTNVGAMFTPMLLPLILHAWGWQAAFLCMAALGGIWLLFWGLKYFNPEDHPSVKPSELEYIQQEVEPEQTRVPFSRILRMRGTWAFALAYAITAPVFWFYLYWLPPFLNQQYNLGINVTQMGIPLIIIYLTADFGSVGGGIFSSFLIGRGVNPIKARLMSMLLFACCIVGVIMAAGASNLWLAVFAISLAIGAHQAWTANIWSLVMDYTPKHMMSTVFGFGGMCAAIGGMFMTQLVGHILTVTNNNYTLLFTLIPAMYFIALTWMYFMAPRKIPQIED from the coding sequence ATGATTCCTTCTCAAAGCTCCCGCATGGCCCCGAGCCTCGGCACCGCCTCCGCCGGTATCGGCGACAAGATCCGCGGCGCCATGGCGGTCGGCAAGACCCGCTGGGGCATGCTCGCCCTGGTGTTTTTCGCCACCACCCTGAACTACATCGACCGCGCCGCCCTGGGGGTGATGCAGCCGATCCTGGCCAAGGAAATGAGCTGGACGGCGATGGACTACGCCAACATCAACTTCTGGTTCCAGGTCGGCTACGCCGTCGGTTTCGTCCTGCAGGGGCGGCTGATCGACCGGGTCGGCGTCAAGCGCGTGTTCTTCTGCGCGGTCCTGCTGTGGAGCCTGGCCACCGGCGCCCATGGCCTGGCCACTTCGGCCGCGGGCTTCATGGTCTGCCGCTTCATCCTCGGGCTGACCGAGGCCGCCAACTACCCGGCCTGCGTGAAAACCACGCGCCTGTGGTTCCCGGCGGGCGAACGCGCGGTGGCCACCGGCATCTTCAATGCCGGGACCAACGTCGGCGCGATGTTCACGCCCATGCTGCTGCCGCTGATCCTGCATGCCTGGGGCTGGCAGGCGGCGTTCCTGTGCATGGCCGCGCTGGGCGGTATCTGGCTGCTGTTCTGGGGGCTGAAGTACTTCAACCCGGAAGATCATCCGTCGGTCAAACCGTCCGAGCTCGAATACATCCAGCAGGAAGTCGAACCGGAACAGACCCGCGTGCCCTTCTCGCGCATCCTGCGCATGCGCGGCACCTGGGCCTTCGCCCTGGCCTATGCGATCACCGCGCCGGTGTTCTGGTTCTACCTGTACTGGCTGCCGCCGTTCCTCAACCAGCAGTACAACCTGGGCATCAACGTGACCCAGATGGGCATCCCGCTGATCATCATCTACCTGACCGCCGACTTCGGCAGCGTCGGCGGCGGCATTTTCTCGTCGTTCCTGATCGGCCGCGGGGTCAACCCGATCAAGGCCCGGCTGATGTCCATGCTGCTGTTCGCCTGCTGCATCGTCGGCGTGATCATGGCGGCCGGCGCCAGCAACCTGTGGCTGGCGGTGTTCGCCATCTCCCTGGCCATCGGCGCGCACCAGGCCTGGACCGCCAACATCTGGAGCCTGGTGATGGACTACACGCCCAAGCACATGATGAGCACCGTGTTCGGCTTCGGCGGCATGTGCGCGGCCATCGGCGGCATGTTCATGACCCAGTTGGTGGGGCACATCCTGACCGTCACCAACAATAACTACACCCTGCTGTTCACCCTGATCCCGGCGATGTACTTCATCGCCCTGACCTGGATGTACTTCATGGCCCCGCGCAAGATTCCGCAAATCGAAGACTGA